The sequence AGCCAGCTCGCTTTGCAGCGATCCACCAATCCGAAGGTGCGGGCGTTTGCTCAGCAAATGGTCAATGACCACTCCAGGTCAAGTGCCGCACTTTCACAGAGTGCGCCGATGCTCACTGCTTTCTCGGGGCCATCCGGTTTGCTCGATGCCCGGCACGCGACGATGCTCTCGCAGCTCACGGCGCAGAGCGGTCCGGCTTTCGATCGGCTCTACGCGTAGATGCAGTTGGGTGGCCACCGGGAAGCGGTCGCCCTCTTTTCGTCCTATGCGGCGTCCGGCGACGACCCTCGCCTCGTCGGGTTCGCGCGAACGACATTGCCGGTTTTGCGGCACCATTTGGCCATGGCTCGCCGTCTTTGATCGCGCCGATCAACAATCGGGGCGCACGGTCGCGGTAGGCCGGTTGACTTGAGCGGATTAACTCTAAGCCGGGCGGTCTCGGGGCGAATGCCTCGAAGCAGCTGGAATGACATCTTGGCTGCGGCTGGATAGGCTGCGGCGTAGCTATGCCGCTGAATTTTTCGATCGCGTCCTCAGCTAACGCCTAAGCAGCAGCGCCTTTTCGAGGAGCTCAAGCTCAATCGACCTTTTCAGATCGACTTACGCCGCTCGCGCTCGGCGTCGTTCGCGCCTTGAACCGGTCTTTAATGTAGTGTCAGACATTTCGCCAAAATCACCGCAAGTCGGCTTCTGAGATAGCAGATCTTCAACCCGCGGCATCGCGTTTGCGAGGATTGGCAGGCGTGTAATCTTCGGGATGCCGGCTGCCTCCGCGCCGCTTGAGCAGGACGTCAAAGCCTGCATATTGATCCTCGTCGCTTCGGAGTTCATGCCGCGAACCGTTCCGGCAAGCCGCCCCGGAGCTGGTCCAGAAGCCGCTGTTCGCGTTCGATCCGGCCCCGGTAGAGCTCGCGCTCCTTTTCTGTCTTCGCGCTAGCCAGCAGCCGCCGGTAGTGCTCGATGACCTTCTCGTTGCTGCGGATCAGAAGATCCCTGATGTCGGTCATGGTGCCGCCTCCGCGTTCCTCGGCGCATGCCAGGGCATGGTGAATGCGACGGGGAACGTTTTGGAGTTAAGGGCCTCTAATGCTGTGTGCTCTTCAAAAAGACGCCGTTCGATGAACTGGCGTTCAAGATCCGACAGCCTTGTCTTGAGCAGGGTGCGATAGCGGTGGATATTGCTGCGATGGGCACGGATGCGGGCAAGGTCTTCATCTAGCATCGTCGTCACTCCAGACGGTCTTCCAGATCCTTTTGCGGTTTCGAGAAAACGGGAATCCACTTCCCGCCGGAAAAATATTCGGCTCGGAAACCCTGTCAAGATGGTAGTGGTGCAGTGCGAAGTCTTGCCACGGCGCGTTAGTAACCGCCCTCGACCAGTCGCCGCTATAAAAAAACTTCAGCGAGCCTCTTGAATCGCCCTTCCGTTTTTCTAAGTGGTTTTTCGCCGCGAGAGCGGTGTGCCGGGCGCCTTCACGGGTCCGGCGCCGGCGCCGGCCGGGAGGTCCTCGGACCACCATCTCGCGCTCCTTCGTAACCATCTTGCTCTTTGGAGGACTTGGATATGAGGACCACCTTCGACTTCGCGCCCCTCTGGCGCTCCACCATTGGCTTCGATCATCTGGCCGGGCTCGTCGACAGCGCTTTGCACCAGGCGAGCGAGGACAATTACCCGCCCTACAACATCGAACGCTCTAGCGAAGACCACTACCGGATAACTCTGGCGGTCGCCGGCTTTGGAGCTGACGACATCACCGTAACGGCAGAGCAGAACGCGCTCACCGTCGAGGGCCGGAGGCCCGAGAAGGCGGCCGGCGAATACCTTTATCGGGGCATCGCCGCGCGTCCGTTCCGGCGCGTGTTCAACCTGGCCGACTACGTTCAGGTGAAGGAAGCCTCTTTCCGCGACGGGTTGTTGATCATCTACCTCCTCCGCGAGGTGCCGGAGGCGATGAAGCCGCGCCGAATCCAGATCGCAAGCGGCAACCCTGCCTCGGCGCAGATCGAGCAGAAGAAGGCCGCCTGATGCCGTTCGGAGGATCGACCGCGGAATGCGGTTCGCAAGCGCGAGCCGCTGTCGCAGCGAAGGAGAACATCATGGCAATTCGTGATCTTATTCCGCGGTCGCAGAGTCAGGAGCTTGCGCCCACCCGAGGCTACGACCCGATCATGACGCTTCATCGCGAGATGAACCGGCTGTTCGAGGATGTATCCCGGGGCTTCGGAGGTCCGGGTTCGGTCCCCTGATAGAAGGACACTTCGGCTGGCCCAAGATCGAGCTAAGCGAAACCGAAAAGGCGCTGACCGTCACAGCTGAGCTTCCCGGGATGACAGAGAAGGACGTCCAGATCGAAATCGCCGGCGGCGTTATGACGATCCGCGGGGAGAAGAAGGCGGAGCGCATCGAGGAAGGCAAATACTTCACCGAGCGGACCTACGGCGCTTTCGAACGCCGGATCCCGCTCGATAACGTTGAGGAGGACAAAGCCGAGGCGTCGTTCAAGAACGGCGTCCTCACCGTGTCGCTGCCGAAACCGGTAAACGCGCGGGCGGGCGTCAGACACATCGCGATCAACACCCAGTAGCAACGTTCGGATGGCGGCGATGCCGCCGTCCGACAGCTCGAACCCATCCCGAAGGAAGGAGCGTAAGGGAGGCTATCAATGACCAATGCCAAAACCAATGCCGGCAATCTCGATCTCCTATTCCATCCCGCCTCGCACTATGCGTGTCCGGACGACGTGCTGAACGACCAGACCCTTTCGGATCCCGAGAAGCGGGTCATCCTATCATCTTGGGCGTCCGACATGTTCGCGGTCGAATCCTGCCCCTCGCTCCGCGAAATCCCGGGCATGAGTCATACCATCCGGCTGGCCGACATCCTCGCGGCGTTGCGGCGCCTCGACGGCGAGGACGACGATCCGCCTCGTCCGGGCGGTGCGGCCATGCGACTGCGGCGGCCTTGGGCCGCCGCCTGGCGGAGGTCTCCATGATGCTTACTCAGTCCGTGCTCGGTATGGTGCTTTGGGGGCACGCCGCCACGGCCTGTGCTGTCCCCTACCTGGCGTTGATCGCCCCCTTTTGGCAAGCCAGGCGCCTGTCCCTCCGACATGATTGAAACTCCACTAGGCGAATTCGCGCGTCGACGTCGTTGGCCACGACCAAGAGCGACTCATCTTTGACTGATCGGAATAGATAGATCATGCCGCTACTTTTCAGTGGACAGTCCAAACACACCTAGTAACGGCGATAGGAGTGGCAGGGCTTATCACTGGCTTGACCCGAGCATCGCTGCGGCCGTCGCTCAGCCTGATCACCCGAGCATTGATGGCCGCTGCCGCCCCGCCCGTTTACTGCGCGCCAGTCTATGGCCCGTCGGCGCATGATTAAGGACCTCGGTATTAGTCGGACCACCAGCACACCGCCTTGGTATGCTCCTGCGCGCGATCTGAGCTTTGCGTCAGGCTCAGGCGTTCGACTACCGCAAGACGGGCTCTCCACGGCTCACTTCCCCTGCGCTCCGCTGGAAGTTTAATCATCTTTCGTTCGGCGAACTGTTCGACATCACCGGCAAAGGCGGCCCTTCGTTCCTGGGCACCTCCACTCCCAACCCCGGATCGGCGTGCCTTGCGTGCCACTCGATCCAAAGGTGACCGGCGACCAACATCACGCCGGCGCATAACAGCGCGAGAGCTGCGCTGACGAGATCACGATAATTATCCATCCCACGACCCAAGCATGCGTGCTCGCTGCCTCCTTTAGCTAAGCAGCCAATCGGCAATAGGGTTCCGCTGCGCACGAGTAACTGCCGACTGGAGATCACCGATCTGCACGGCCTCCGAAGAGTTCGAGTACCCTGCCCTCGTTCGGCGATCATCATCGATCCCAGGCACAACCTGGAGCTCAGGAACAGGCGGCCCTAGCACGGTACATTCGAGCCCCTGGCGATGCGCATAGGCGATGGCAGCTTCTGCGGATGGAAAGGACAATTCCACCTGCGCCAGGGGAGCGTTATCTTCTGCCCGACCCATCAGAGGTTCAATCCGCAGCGGCGAGGGGCGTTCGAACCTGAGCTTCCATAGCCTTCTCCGGCCCGATTCATGACTGACGCTGCCGCCTCGATGATGAGTGCGTGCTCGCCGGCAGGCACGGTTCAAGAGACTCTCTGCCGCAGAGAACGAGCAACGTATCTCGTTCGCCGAACGACGGGCGTTTCCTTATTATCGGGGATCATTCACGCCGGAACATTCCTTCCAATTTTCACATTCTTGCGGTTCACATGACCGCTGGCCATAATGCCCTCCACGGATCAGGTCCCGATCAAAAGCAAGCATTCGAAGATGCCATGGCCCATGTGGGTTGTCCTGATCGCCGGATCGACCGGCGCCCGCGTTAAGTGCTGCTCGCCCTTCCAACCGTTACGTCACACCGGATATGCGGCGCAATTCCTTTTATGCTGCCAGTGCGGCGGGCTCCCTGTAGTGTCACCCCTGGCCATCATGGCCCCTGCCATGCGGGCGATCTTGTTCGCGAGCGCGATCGCAGCGACCTTGGTGGCGACGCGGCAGCAGCTCCGTAAGCCAGGTCGATGCCCTGTGGCATGGACTTTGGCATAGCGGATCACTGCGAGCGCGCCAGCCGTGAACAAGCTGCGCAAATAGCGATCACCTTGTTTGCTGATACTGCCAAGCTTGTCCTTGCCCCGCTTGAGTTCTGCTTCGGCACGAGCCGAACCCAGGCGGAGAAGTCCCGACCCGAAGCCCTTGGCATCGGCAACGCTCGCAACCAGCGCTGTCGCGAACGCCGGCCCGACGCCAGGGATCGCGTCCAGCCGTTTGCTCGTCGCGCTTTATCGATCGATGCCAGACGATGATGCGTCGGTCGAACTCCAGGATTTGGGCCTTCAACGCTCGCAGTTGACTGCCGAGAGCCGCAAGACACGCGCGGGCCACCTCCGGGAGCCGGCGCTCGGCTGTATCGGCGACGGCTTCCAGCAGTTGCTCGATACCCCTGCGCCCGGCGGGGGCGACAATCCCGAACTCGGCAAGATAGGCGCGATTGAATTGATGACCGCAGTCTGCTGGCGAATGAACAGATGGCGGGCTCGATGAAGCAGGAGGCATGCAGCTCAGCATCCCCCGCGCAAACGGCCGCCCTGCGCGCATAGCCGGCCGGCGGCATTGTCGGTGATTGCCGTGCTCTCCCATCGGATGCTTCGGAATGGAAATGGTTCCCGAAAAATTTGGAGACGCAAACCATGCGCCGGCGGGCGACTCCGAAATGTCCGCTGAGTAAAAAGCTGAAGTCCTGACCGTTCCCTTTCCGTGTCCGGCCCTACCGCCGCAAGCGGACGTCGATGAAGCCGGCTGCCATGACTGCCAAGGGCCCACAAGCTGCCCTTCCTCCAACTCGTGACGTTTCACCGCCCGGCGCACGCCATCTTGAGATAGACTGGAGCATCTTAGCGCTCAAGCGAGAGCCGGGAGGTGCCCATGGACATAGGGACCTGGCTGTGTGGTCTGGGGCTGGGACAGTACGAACAGGCGTTTCGGGAGAACGACATCGATGCGGAGGTCCTCATGGACCTCACGGCCGAGGATCTGATCGGGCTCGGGGTCGCCTCGATCGGCCATCGCCGCAAGCTGCTCGCGGCCATTGCTGCACTGCGCGCCAGCTCAATGTCGGAGTTCACCCCTGTTATGGCCGCCCCCACCTCCGGGAACGCTTCGCTTGCATCGGAGGCCGAGCGTCGCCAGCTCACCGTGATGTTTGTCGACCTGGTCGGCTCGACAGCGCTCGCGGCGCGGCTCGATCCGGAGGAAATGGCCGAAGTCCTGCGGAGCTATCAGAACGTAGTGGCGGGCGCGATCGCGCGGTTCGAAGGGCACGTGGCGAAGTACATGGGCGATGGCGTGCTGGCCTATTTCGGCTATCCGCGCGCCCATGAGGATGAGGCCGAACGCGCGGTGCGCGCCGGCCTCGCAGCTATCACGGCGGTACACAGCCTGGCATCGGCGCATGGTGAGACGCTCGCGGCCCGTGTCGGCATCGCGACCGGTCCGGTGGTTGTCGGCGAGTTGATCGGCGAAGGCGCGGCGCGCGAGGAGACCGTGGTCGGCGACACGCCGAACCTCGCGGCGCGGTTGCAGGCCCTGGCCGAGCCCGACACTGTGGTGATTTCCGCCCGCACCCGGGAGCTCATTGGCGGACTGTTCGAGCTCACCGAGCTCGGTATGCAGATCTTGAAAGGCTTTCCCGTTCTGGTGCGGCCGTGGCGCGTGGTCGGGGAAGGCGCCGCCGAGAGCCGGTTCGAGGCGTTGCATGGCACAGGCCTGACCCCGCTTGTCGGTCGCGAGAATGAGATCGGCCTGCTGCTCGAGCACTGGGAGCGAGCCAAGGACGGTGAGGGTCAGGTGGTGCTGCTGACGGGAGAACCTGGCATAGGCAAGTCGCGCCTCGTGCGGGCGCTGCGCGGGCGACTTGACGATGAGCCGCACATGCCCCTGAGTCACTACTGCTCACCGCATCATCAGACTAGCCCGCTTTATCCGGTGATCGGCCTGCTTAAGCGGGCGGCGGGCTTCGCCGCAGACGATCCCTCCGCAACTCGGCTCGATAAGCTCGAGGCACTGCTTGCTCTATCGACAGAACATGTCATCGCGGTGGCCCCACTGCTCGCGGCATTGCTGTCGCTCGAGACGGATGCGCGCTACCCGCCGCTCGACATGAGCCCGCGTCGGCAAAAGGAGCGGACACTTGACGCGCTGGTCGATCAGGTCCTTGGCCTCGCGACGCGCCAGCCCGTCCTCGCCCTGTATGAGGACGTGCACTGGGCAGATCCGACCTCGCTCGAGCTGCTCGATCTCCTGGTTGACCGGGTGCAAGGCGCCCCCGTGCTCATCCTCATCACCTTCCGGCCCGAATTCGTGCCGCCCTGGATGCACTATGCCCATGTATCGGCGCTGACCCTCAGCCGATTGAGCCGCCGCCAGGGCGCGGCCATGGTCGGGCGCGTGAGCGGCAAGGCGCTACCCCAAGCGGTGCTCGATCAGATCGTTGCTAAGACCGATGGCGTGCCGCTGTTCGTCGAAGAGCTGACGCGGACGGTGCTGGAGACCAATCTGCTCCGCGATGAGGGCGACCATTACGTGCTGACCGGGCCGCTGCCACCCATGGCAATCCCGACCACGCTCCAGGAGTCGCTGCTGGCGCGGCTCGACCGGCTGGCTCCGGCCCGTGAGGTGGCCCAGGTCGCGGCGGCTATTGGCAGGGAATTTTCTCACGAACTGCTCGCGATGACGGCGGCTTTGCCGGAGAACAAATTGCAGACGGCATTGGAGGACCTCGTCGGCTCGGGCCTGGTGTTCCGGCGCGGGACGCCACCTCAAGCGACCTACAGTTTCAAGCATGCGCTCGTGCTGGACGCCGCCTATGCGACCCTGGTGCGTCCTAAGCGGCAGCGCTTGCACGCCCTGATCGCCGCCACCATCGAGCAACATCTTCCGGAGACGGTGCAGACGCAGCCGGAGCTTTTGGCCCATCATTTCGCAAAGGCGGGGCGGGCCCAGGCGGCGATCGATTACTGGCTGAGGGCGGGGCAGCGAGCCATCGCCCGCTCGTCGATGGTCGAAGCGCTGGCGCAGTTGCGGAATGGTTTGAACCTACTCGAGGGTGTGCCCGAGCCGGATCGGAGGCGGCTCGAACTTGACGTACAGGTGGCGTTGGGCGTGGCGCTGATGGCCACGCAAGGCTGGGCAGCGCCCGAAGCTGGACGGGCCAATGCCCGTGCCCGCGAACTCTGCGAGCAGATTGGGGCCACCTCCCAACTCTGGCCCGTGCTTTACGGTCAATGGGTTTTTCACGGCGTGCGCGCCGAGCACAACGCCGCGCGAGACGTCGCAGACGAATTTCTGCGCCGAGCGCAGGACCATCAGGAAACGTCCGCAACCCTGGTAGCTCACCGCGTCAGCGGGACCGGTTCCCTTTGGCGCGGCGAGATCACCGCTGCCCGCCCCCATCTGGAAAGGACGCTCGCGCTCTATGACCCAGAGCGGCATCGCTCGCTCGCCTTTCTCTACGTGCAAGATCCGCGGGTGGCGGCGCTGTCCTCGCTATCATGGACGCTGTTTGCGCTTGGCTACCCGGAGCAAGCCCGGGCGCGGAGCCGCGAAGCGCTCGATGCCGCCCGCGAGCTCGCTCACCTCAACACGATGGCGTATGCCCTTTTGTTCGCGTGTTTCTTTGAGCAGTATCGTCTAGCGTGGCGCGAGGCGAAGGACCGAGCCGAAGCTCTGATTGCGCTCTCGAACGAGCAGGGATTTCCGCATTTCCTCGCGCCGGCCACGGTAATCAGAGGTTGGGTTCTGACTCAGTCTGGGGAGGCGGAGATGGGACTCACGCAGCTTCGGGAGGGCCTTCCGGCATGGCGTGCCACCGGGGCTGGCCTCTATGAGCCGTATTTCCTTGGCCTGCAAGCCGAGGCGCTCGGATGTTTGGGCGCAATAGAGGAAGGCTTGGATCTAGTCGCAAAGGCGCTCGATCGCGTGGAAGAAA is a genomic window of Bradyrhizobium sp. CCGB12 containing:
- a CDS encoding Hsp20 family protein, with the protein product MRTTFDFAPLWRSTIGFDHLAGLVDSALHQASEDNYPPYNIERSSEDHYRITLAVAGFGADDITVTAEQNALTVEGRRPEKAAGEYLYRGIAARPFRRVFNLADYVQVKEASFRDGLLIIYLLREVPEAMKPRRIQIASGNPASAQIEQKKAA
- a CDS encoding NADH dehydrogenase ubiquinone Fe-S protein 4, which gives rise to MNRACRRARTHHRGGSVSHESGRRRLWKLRFERPSPLRIEPLMGRAEDNAPLAQVELSFPSAEAAIAYAHRQGLECTVLGPPVPELQVVPGIDDDRRTRAGYSNSSEAVQIGDLQSAVTRAQRNPIADWLLS
- a CDS encoding transposase, translated to MDAIPGVGPAFATALVASVADAKGFGSGLLRLGSARAEAELKRGKDKLGSISKQGDRYLRSLFTAGALAVIRYAKVHATGHRPGLRSCCRVATKVAAIALANKIARMAGAMMARGDTTGSPPHWQHKRNCAAYPV
- a CDS encoding adenylate/guanylate cyclase domain-containing protein — encoded protein: MDIGTWLCGLGLGQYEQAFRENDIDAEVLMDLTAEDLIGLGVASIGHRRKLLAAIAALRASSMSEFTPVMAAPTSGNASLASEAERRQLTVMFVDLVGSTALAARLDPEEMAEVLRSYQNVVAGAIARFEGHVAKYMGDGVLAYFGYPRAHEDEAERAVRAGLAAITAVHSLASAHGETLAARVGIATGPVVVGELIGEGAAREETVVGDTPNLAARLQALAEPDTVVISARTRELIGGLFELTELGMQILKGFPVLVRPWRVVGEGAAESRFEALHGTGLTPLVGRENEIGLLLEHWERAKDGEGQVVLLTGEPGIGKSRLVRALRGRLDDEPHMPLSHYCSPHHQTSPLYPVIGLLKRAAGFAADDPSATRLDKLEALLALSTEHVIAVAPLLAALLSLETDARYPPLDMSPRRQKERTLDALVDQVLGLATRQPVLALYEDVHWADPTSLELLDLLVDRVQGAPVLILITFRPEFVPPWMHYAHVSALTLSRLSRRQGAAMVGRVSGKALPQAVLDQIVAKTDGVPLFVEELTRTVLETNLLRDEGDHYVLTGPLPPMAIPTTLQESLLARLDRLAPAREVAQVAAAIGREFSHELLAMTAALPENKLQTALEDLVGSGLVFRRGTPPQATYSFKHALVLDAAYATLVRPKRQRLHALIAATIEQHLPETVQTQPELLAHHFAKAGRAQAAIDYWLRAGQRAIARSSMVEALAQLRNGLNLLEGVPEPDRRRLELDVQVALGVALMATQGWAAPEAGRANARARELCEQIGATSQLWPVLYGQWVFHGVRAEHNAARDVADEFLRRAQDHQETSATLVAHRVSGTGSLWRGEITAARPHLERTLALYDPERHRSLAFLYVQDPRVAALSSLSWTLFALGYPEQARARSREALDAARELAHLNTMAYALLFACFFEQYRLAWREAKDRAEALIALSNEQGFPHFLAPATVIRGWVLTQSGEAEMGLTQLREGLPAWRATGAGLYEPYFLGLQAEALGCLGAIEEGLDLVAKALDRVEETRERWFEAELHRMMGELMLRLPRPDPIAVETRFEHAAATARRQGAKLWELRAATRLAQFWREQGRRGEAHDLLSPLYRQFTEGFGTPDLQAARALLQEPVSSEKDPIPGRSS